The window ACCTGATTTAATATGTAGGATAAAGGTTAACTTAAAAATTCATGAAGTTACTAAAAAGAATATTGCGGATAAAGCTAATGCATTTGTAGATAAAGGAATAAGTCCTGCTACTTTAAATTTAATATGGAATTTTCTTTTGACTCAAGATGCAGATATAACTATAGAAGAGATTGCAAACGGCATGAATTTAGCTTATCAAACAGTACATAGATATGTTCAGTATCTTATTGAACACGAAAAATTAGAACTTATTCCAGTGTACGGCCAAATTGGAAGACCTAAAAATAAATACAGAGTTATGAAGGAAAAGGTGTCTGAATAGACACTTTTTTCGATTATTCAGAAATTTTATTCAGAGAAAAAAGTGATAAAAATAGAAAAAATTTTCTGACAATATATAATGGTATATGAAGTTATATATTTTTTCAAGAATTTTTTATAAGGGGGTTGTAATATGGAAAAAACAAGTAGTGTAAAAGAAGAATTTAAACCTTTTATATCTGCAGACAAAATTTTACCAGAGTTTACAATGACTTCAATATTACTGGGTATTTTGTTAGCCGTTGTATTTGGAGCTGCTAATGCATATCTAGGATTAAAAGTAGGAATGACAATAAGTGCATCTATTCCTGCAGCAGTTATATCTATGGGACTTATAAGAGGGGTTTTAAAGAAAGAATCTATTTTAGAAAATAACATGGTTCAAACTATTGGTTCTGCTGGAGAATCATTGGCAGCAGGAGCTATATTCACATTACCAGCTCTTTATATTTGGTTAGAAGAGTGGAATATGGGAACTCCAAGTTTATTGACTATAACAACTATTGCTTTATGTGGTGGAATTCTAGGAGTATTATTCATGGTTCCTTTAAGAAAAGCTCTAATAGTTAAAGAACATGGTGTGCTACCTTATCCAGAGGGTACAGCTTGTGCTGAGGTACTTCTTGCTGGAGAAGAAGGAGGAGACAAAGCTAAGGCTTGTTTTACAGGTCTTGGAATTGGAGCATTATATAAGTTTATAGCTGATGGATTGAAATTGTTTCCAAGTGAAATTGAAACAAGTATTAAAGGATACAAAGGTGCAGCTATTGGAGCAGACGTTTTACCAGCACTTTTAGGGGTTGGATTTATTATAGGACCTACTATTGCTGGTTACATGTTGGCTGGTGCTGTTATAGGATGGTTTGCATTAATACCATTGATTGCTAATATTGGTAGTATGGGAGATATTATAATGTATCCTGCATCTGTTCCAATCAGTGAATTAGGATACTGGGGAATATGGGATTCTTATATAAGATATGTTGGTGCTGGAGCAGTTGCTTTTGGTGGTGTTTTCAGCTTAATAAAATCTTTACCATTAATAGTTCAAACATTTAAAGATGCTATGAAGGATTATTCTGCTGGTGGATCTGGTGGATTATCATTAAAGAGAACAGATCAAGATATGTCTATGAAGATTGTTTTAATTGGTATATTAGTAATTGTATTATCTATGATGATGCTTCCAATAATACCTGTAGGATTTATGGGTGCGTTAATGATTGCTGTATTTGGTTTCTTCTTTGCAACTGTATCATCAAGAATAGTTGGTCTTGTAGGAAGTTCATCAAACCCAGTTTCAGGTATGACTATTGCTACATTAATAATAACAGCTATTGTGTTTAAATCAACTGGAAATGATGGCCAAACAGGAATGATAGCTACATTAACAGTAGGTGCTATAATATGTATTATCGCTGCCATGGCAGGTGATACATCTCAAGACTTAAAAACTGGATTTTTAGTAGGAGCAACTCCT is drawn from Tepidibacter hydrothermalis and contains these coding sequences:
- a CDS encoding OPT family oligopeptide transporter, whose amino-acid sequence is MEKTSSVKEEFKPFISADKILPEFTMTSILLGILLAVVFGAANAYLGLKVGMTISASIPAAVISMGLIRGVLKKESILENNMVQTIGSAGESLAAGAIFTLPALYIWLEEWNMGTPSLLTITTIALCGGILGVLFMVPLRKALIVKEHGVLPYPEGTACAEVLLAGEEGGDKAKACFTGLGIGALYKFIADGLKLFPSEIETSIKGYKGAAIGADVLPALLGVGFIIGPTIAGYMLAGAVIGWFALIPLIANIGSMGDIIMYPASVPISELGYWGIWDSYIRYVGAGAVAFGGVFSLIKSLPLIVQTFKDAMKDYSAGGSGGLSLKRTDQDMSMKIVLIGILVIVLSMMMLPIIPVGFMGALMIAVFGFFFATVSSRIVGLVGSSSNPVSGMTIATLIITAIVFKSTGNDGQTGMIATLTVGAIICIIAAMAGDTSQDLKTGFLVGATPKKQQYGELIGSLAAALAIGFVLTLLNQAWGFGSADLPAPQATLMKLVIEGVMGGSLPWALVFTGVGIGVAIELLGLPVLPIAIGLYLPIHLSTPIMVGGVIRGMLDKKLNKVGGEEAVHESKEARGFKNKIETGILYASGLIAGEGLIGILLAVFAVAGLNVNLGISLGQIGSIAFFALLIYSLMRHSVLKKN